The Marinobacter szutsaonensis sequence GAACTTTCCGGTGGAGGAAATTCATAAGCTGGGTTACCGGGTCCATTTCCACGGCCAGAAGACCCACTACGGCGTTGCCCTGCTCTCAAAAGAAGAGCCCGAGAAGGTGCTCAAGGGTTATCCCTGGGACGGCGAGGACTCCCAGCGCCGACTGATCACCGGCCAGTTCACCGTCAACGGCGAAAAGCTGACGGTCATCAACGGTTATTTCCCCCAGGGCGAGAACCGCGACCATCCGGTGAAGTTTCCTGCGAAGGAAAAATTCTACGCCGACCTCATGCGATACCTGGATGAGCTGAAGCAGGAAGGCGGCCACGTGGTGGTGATGGGCGACATGAATATCTCACCCACCGACAGGGATATCGGGATCGGAGCCGACAATGCCAAGCGCTGGCTGCGCACCGGCAAAACCAGCTTCCTGCCCGAGGAGCGGGAATGGCTCAGCCAGGTCGAACAGCGCGGCTTTACCGATGTGTTCCGGCACCTGCACCCGGAAGAGGACAACACCTTCAGCTGGTTTGATTACCGCAGTCGCGGCTTTGAACGGGATCCGAAGCGGGGCCTGCGCATTGACCTGATCATGGCCAGCGACCGCCTGTTGCCCAAGGCCCGTGCGGCCGGGGTTTCCTACGACATTCGCGCCATGGAACGGCCCTCGGACCACTGTCCGGTCTGGGCCAGTTTCGATCTCTGAGGCGCGGCCGGGCGCGACATGAAAAAAATCAAAACCCGCGACCGCATCCTCGATACCAGCCTGGCCCTGTTCAACTGCGTCGGGGAGCCGAATGTGACCACCCTGCTGATCTCCGACGAACTGGAGATCAGTCCGGGCAACCTGTATTACCACTTCAAGAGCAAGGGCG is a genomic window containing:
- the xthA gene encoding exodeoxyribonuclease III, with protein sequence MMFVSFNVNSIRTRLHQLEAVIRDLNPDVIGLQETKVQDENFPVEEIHKLGYRVHFHGQKTHYGVALLSKEEPEKVLKGYPWDGEDSQRRLITGQFTVNGEKLTVINGYFPQGENRDHPVKFPAKEKFYADLMRYLDELKQEGGHVVVMGDMNISPTDRDIGIGADNAKRWLRTGKTSFLPEEREWLSQVEQRGFTDVFRHLHPEEDNTFSWFDYRSRGFERDPKRGLRIDLIMASDRLLPKARAAGVSYDIRAMERPSDHCPVWASFDL